One Ranitomeya variabilis isolate aRanVar5 chromosome 5, aRanVar5.hap1, whole genome shotgun sequence DNA window includes the following coding sequences:
- the MICAL3 gene encoding F-actin-monooxygenase MICAL3 isoform X8 yields MEDGRNDKANQAHVLFDRFVQATTCKGTVKSFQELCDYLELKPRDYRSFYHKLKSKLNYWKAKALWSKLDKRSGHKDYKKGKACSNTKCLIIGAGPCGLRTAIELGFLGAKVVVVEKRDAFSRNNVLHLWPFTIHDLRGLGAKKFYGKFCAGAIDHISIRQLQLILLKVSLILGIEIHVNVEFQGLIEPPEEQEKERIGWRAKVHPKGHPISEYDFDVIIGADGRRNTLAGFRRKEFRGKLAIAITANFINRNTTAEAKVEEISGVAFIFNQKFFQDLREATGIDLENIVYYKDDTHYFVMTAKKQSLLEKGVILQDYADTEMLLSRANVDQEALQNYATEAARFSTHQQLPTLDFAINHYGQPDVAMFDFTCMYASENAGLVRERNGHRLLVALVGDSLLEPFWPMGTGIARGFLAAMDSAWMIRSWAYGASPLEVLAERESIYRLLPQTTPENVSKNFSQYSLDPTTRYPNVNLQFLRPSQVRHLFYTGEMKDVNLEIGNLVNAQRTPKLGRNESVARTGKLLSWCQKQTDGYAGVSVTDLTMSWKSGLALCAIIHRYRPELIDFGSLDERNVEKNNQLAFDIAERELGISPIMTGKEMASVGEPDKLSMVVYLSQFYEMFKETTNAEDADQNLDEKAALLASTKSPISFLSKLGQTISRKRTPKDKKEKEVDSSGKRRKTSQSEDEDSSRPNRDERPLLVGALTDRRMDATAGNQNKVKSMATQLLAKFEENAPAPNTGLRKQASFRKEFPQNLGGSDVCYFCHRRVYVMERLSAEGKFFHRSCFQCDYCNTTLRLSCYAYDLEDGKFYCKPHYCYRRSGYSQRKRAAAPAQVSKELKGPTKDTPDAEDPGRAPTLPLAAAEKTPGPSINCEDHTAAKRLRATPERIELENYRVSMQKEELEEVPEETLAEHNLSSLLDKGGPDEEEAASSSSESEMEEDEEDEEEDDGYEPAPSSDLGGVPWKEAVKIHAKLKGRSPDEMEADRAVDLGVSEEEDDEDDDDEEEPSSEEGEYCPWERELQQGLWLQRISDEDAVGTFKAGNLKLQQALTPVDPMEIKVDVHWTHVHKVRQEQDGVNTEGEEVGTSSPSKALLLPSHRHDPVRAWLETVPGVACEDEEAEVLGTGLLEAGAGGDGDTSADLGDDDDIPSDAEAEERLQQSERLRLRLDEGSDAPSSGQNESDRGSCAASATLEPEVFSPKAESEKVSVLTPKEQTSPSIRFFPEPYIPRAGSKASTPLEPKAFTPVSPVCSQPTPTQELVTPTSPTKSPSIPPLLRPLRSPASPICSQPLPSTEVVTVPPTTKSPVCLQPSPVITSTPLAKLPFSSHVVRTDSLTSPNSEEALKRIDLIEEFWTKSAEIRRSLGLTPVERGRTSEVNFQSMEPSAARTPVSKATQGDLKSPPLKTHHVLKKVNPNRLDPELLSPLTPISPSEKELKSSEGERRDLSTSSGLGLNGSNSNTRTAASESFNTSDSALLTPPSSPPPPPPQGEEPATLQKGLASWQNGPESIPSPLPQVKVKSPDVPQTPKLEEVRKSFVESVDEIPFADDVEDTYDERTDNSSLHERFFTPPTSRTKLQRLPLTKENGELPSSVERGRHRKRLLPQLTTEAKELAEERMRAREKSVKSAALRDAMAQQLHKMKQLETVQAPHRGSVLSSTKLSPRLPAESRALAEAPTLRLGAADELFLSSLPAEGSITSSEGSGGGKPKKRPSLFSPRKKEKKSKGEMSRLSDKQDDGTKPKSLWKSVFSGYKKEKKKKSADEKSTPSTPSSTTTVDSGKVKVSNVVRGAELPLRRHLSFSEDSDLSSDDVLEKSSQKSKREKTYTDEELNAKLTKRVQKAARRQAKQEELKRLHRAQIIQRQLEQVEEKQRQLEERGVAVEKALRGEAVDPIVGTPRRRPISFCPCCVHEGMGKKDDPKLMQEWFRLVQEKNALVRYESELMIFARELELEDRQSRLQQELRERMAVEDQLKSEQELTDEKQILNEMLDVVEQRDALVALLEEQRLREKEEDKDLEEVMLSKGYNLNWS; encoded by the exons GGACTGATCGAGCCCCCGGAAGAGCAAGAAAAAGAAC GCATCGGCTGGAGAGCAAAAGTGCACCCCAAGGGTCACCCCATATCGGAATATGACTTCGATGTCATTATTGGCGCGGACGGCCGGAGGAACACATTGGCCG GTTTTCGAAGGAAAGAATTTCGCGGCAAACTCGCCATCGCCATTACCGCCAATTTTATCAACCGGAACACCACGGCGGAGGCCAAGGTGGAGGAGATCAGCGGTGTCGCCTTTATCTTCAATCAGAAGTTTTTCCAGGACCTGCGAGAGGCGACGG GGATCGATCTGGAGAACATCGTCTACTACAAGGATGACACCCACTACTTTGTCATGACGGCCAAGAAGCAGAGTCTGCTGGAGAAAGGGGTCATCTTACAG GATTATGCCGACACCGAGATGTTGTTGTCACGTGCCAACGTGGATCAGGAGGCGCTGCAGAACTACGCCACCGAGGCCGCGCGCTTCTCCACCCATCAGCAGCTGCCCACACTGGATTTTGCCATCAATCACTATGGGCAGCCGGACGTGGCCATGTTTGACTTTACCTGCATGTACGCCTCCGAGAACGCCGGCCTGGTGCGCGAGAGAAATGGACACCGGCTGCTTGTAGCGCTAGTCGGCGACAGTCTCCTGGAG CCCTTCTGGCCTATGGGGACCGGCATAGCACGAGGCTTCCTGGCTGCTATGGACTCAGCTTGGATGATACGCAGCTGGGCTTATGGAGCGAGCCCTCTAGAAGTCCTGGCTGAGAG GGAGAGCATTTACCGGTTACTTCCTCAGACAACACCGGAGAATGTGAGCAAGAACTTCAGTCAGTACAGTCTGGACCCCACCACTCGTTACCCCAACGTAAACCTTCAGTTCCTGCGGCCGAGCCAG GTTCGGCATTTGTTCTATACTGGAGAAATGAAGGACGTCAATCTGGAGATTGGAAATCTGGTAAATGCCCAGAGGACGCCCAAACTGGGCAGAAATG AGTCGGTGGCGCGCACCGGTAAGCTGCTGAGCTGGTGTCAGAAGCAGACGGACGGCTACGCCGGAGTCAGCGTTACCGACCTCACCATGTCTTGGAAAAGCGGCCTTGCCCTCTGTGCCATTATCCACCGGTACCGCCCCGAGCTCAT TGACTTTGGCTCCCTCGACGAGAGGAACGTTGAGAAGAACAATCAGTTGGCTTTCGACATCGCTGAGCGTGAGCTGGGCATCTCCCCCATCATGACCGGGAAAGAAATGGCGTCCGTCGGGGAGCCAGACAAGCTATCCATGGTGGTGTACCTCAGCCAGTTCTACGAGATGTTCAAGGAGACCACCAACGCTG AAGACGCAGATCAGAATCTGGACGAGAAAGCCGCCCTCCTGGCCAGCACGAAAtcgcccatctccttcctgagcaagCTGGGGCAGACAATCTCCCGGAAACGCACCCCCAAG gaCAAGAAAGAAAAAGAGGTGGACAGCTCGGGCAAGAGGCGGAAAACCAGCCAATCAGAAGAC GAGGACAGCTCCCGACCCAACCGGGATGAGAGACCCTTGTTAGTCGGTGCCCTGACCGACAGGCGGATGGACGCGACTGCTGGGAATCAGAACAAGGTGAAATCCATGGCGACTCAGCTCCTGGCCAAATTCGAGGAGAACGCGCCTGCGCCTAACACCGGACTCAGGAAACAG GCATCTTTCAGGAAAGAATTCCCTCAGAACCTCGGGGGCAGCGATGTCTGTTACTTCTGCCACAGGAGAGTCTACGTCATGGAGCGTTTGAGCGCAGAGGGGAAATTCTTCCATCGAAGCTGCTTTCAATGTGACTACTGCAATACAACTCTGCGTCTTTCCTGCTACGCCTATGACCTGGAAGATG gaaaatTTTATTGCAAACCGCACTACTGTTACAGACGTTCTGGGTACAGCCAGCGGAAGAGGGCGGCCGCTCCTGCGCAGGTCAGCAAG GAGCTCAAAGGACCCACAAAGGATACCCCCGATGCTGAAGATCCTGGCCGAGCCCCCACGTTGCCACTTGCTGCTGCAGAGAAGACCCCAG GTCCCAGTATAAACTGTGAGGATCACACGGCAGCGAAAAGACTGCGAGCCACGCCGGAGCGTATCGAGCTGGAGAACTACAGAGTCTCCATGCAAAAAGAGGAGCTGGAAGAAGTTCCAGAGGAGACGCTGGCGGAGCACAATCTGAGCAGTCTGCTGGATAAGGGAGGACCAGACGAGGAGGAGGCCGCCAGCAG TAGCTCAGAGTCTGAgatggaggaagatgaggaggatgaggaggaggatgatggttaTGAACCTGCGCCCTCCTCTGATCTTGGCGGTGTGCCCTGGAAGGAGGCTGTGAAGATTCATGCAAAACTGAAGGGTCGGAGTCCGGATGAAATGGAAGCAGATCGGGCTGTGGATCTGGGTGTCAGTGAGGAGGAGGATgacgaagatgatgatgatgaggaggaaccGTCTAGTGAAG AGGGTGAGTATTGCCCCTGGGAGAGAGAACTGCAGCAGGGTCTATGGCTTCAGCGTATCTCTGATGAAGACGCAGTTGGTACATTTAAAG CCGGGAACCTCAAACTTCAGCAAGCGCTGACCCCCGTGGACCCCATGGAGATAAAAGTGGATGTCCACTGGACTCATGTCCACAAGGTTCGCCAAGAGCAGGATGGGGTTAACACAGAGGGGGAAGAAGTGGGCACGTCTTCTCCTTCTAAAG CGCTCCTGCTCCCCTCCCACCGCCATGATCCCGTTAGAGCGTGGCTGGAGACCGTACCCGGAG TCGCCTGTGAGGATGAAGAGGCTGAGGTGCTGGGGACTGGTCTTCTAGAGGCTGGCGCAGGAGGTGATGGGGACACGTCTGCAGATCTTGGTGACG ATGACGACATCCCATCTGACGCGGAGGCCGAGGAGAGACTTCAGCAGTCAGAGAGGCTGAGGCTCAGACTGGACGAGGGGTCTGATGCGCCTTCCAGCGGACAGAACG AGTCTGACAGAGGTTCCTGTGCAGCTTCAGCGACCCTCGAGCCTGAAGTCTTCAGCCCTAAGGCGGAGAGTGAGAAG GTCTCCGTGTTGACTCCCAAGGAGCAGACTTCACCCAGTATCAGATTCTTTCCGGAGCCCTACATCCCGAGAGCTGGCAGCAAAGCCTCAACTCCATTAGAACCAAAAGCTTTTACCCCGGTTTCACCCGTTTGTTCCCAGCCAACCCCAACACAAGAACTGGTAACCCCGACGTCTCCCACAAAATCCCCGTCAATTCCACCTCTCCTGCGACCCTTGAGGTCACCGGCTTCCCCTATATGCTCTCAACCCTTACCTTCCACAGAGGTGGTCACCGTTCCTCCCACCACCAAGTCGCCTGTTTGTCTGCAGCCAAGTCCGGTCATCACTTCCACCCCCCTAGCCAAGCTGCCGTTTAGTAGCCATGTAGTGCGGACAGACTCGTTGACCAGCCCCAATTCAGAAGAGGCTTTGAAACGTATTGACCTCATAGAGGAATTTTGGACCAAAAGTGCCGAGATCCGTCGTAGCCTCGGATTGACACCTGTGGAGCGGGGCAGAACATCGGAGGTCAATTTTCAATCCATGGAGCCCTCTGCAGCCAGGACCCCGGTGTCTAAAGCTACGCAAGGTGATTTGAAGTCTCCACCTCTGAAAACTCATCACGTCCTCAAGAAAGTGAATCCCAATAGACTGGACCCCGAGCTCCTGTCACCCCTTACTCCCATTTCTCCATCTGAAAAGGAACTGAAGAGCTCTGAGGGTGAAAGGAGAGATTTGTCCACCAGTTCAGGTCTCGGACTGAATGGCAGTAATTCCAATACTCGAACAGCGGCCAGTGAGAGTTTCAACACCTCTGACTCTGCACTGCTTACTCCACCTTCtagtcctcctcctcccccgccacAAGGAGAAGAACCTGCTACCCTCCAAAAAGGTTTAGCCTCCTGGCAGAATGGACCAGAATCCATCCCATCGCCGCTTCCCCAAGTCAAGGTGAAATCTCCAGATGTTCCTCAGACCCCCAAATTGGAAGAAGTTCGTAAGTCCTTCGTTGAGAGCGTGGACGAGATCCCTTTTGCCGATGATGTGGAAGACACCTACGATGAGAGAACCGATAACTCCAGCCTGCACGAGAGGTTCTTCACCCCTCCAACAAGTCGGACTAAACTCCAGAGACTGCCCTTGACTAAGGAGAATGGAGAACTTCCATCTTCTGTAGAAAGAGGTCGTCACAGAAAAAGACTTCTTCCGCAATTGACTACTGAAGCTAAAGAGCTGGCCGAGGAGAGGATGAGGGCGAGGGAGAAGTCTGTGAAAAGCGCGGCCTTGAGGGACGCCATGGCCCAACAGCTTCACAAGATGAAGCAGCTGGAAACCGTGCAGGCGCCTCACCGAGGGTCAGTTCTGTCTTCCACCAAACTCTCTCCTCGCCTCCCTGCAGAGTCCAGAGCTCTAGCCGAGGCGCCGACTCTCAGACTAGGAGCTGCAGATGAACTTTTTCTATCTTCTCTGCCAGCTGAGGGCTCAATCACCTCATCAGAAGGTTCGGGGGGTGGGAAACCCAAGAAGAGGCCTTCCTTGTTCTCCCCAAGGAAGAAGGAGAAAAAGTCCAAGGGAGAGATGAGCCGCCTGTCTGACAAACAGGACGACGGCACCAAACCTAAATCACTGTGGAAGTCTGTCTTCTCTGGTtataagaaggagaagaagaagaagtcgGCGGATGAGAAGTCTACACCGAGCACTCCTTCGAGCACCACCACCGTGGACTCCGGGAAGGTTAAAGTGTCCAATGTGGTCCGTGGAGCAG AACTTCCGCTCAGACGACACCTGAGCTTCTCTGAGGATTCTGATCTTTCCAGCGATGACGTCCTAGAGAAATCCTCACAGAAGTCCAAGCGCGAG AAAACGTACACAGACGAGGAGCTGAACGCTAAACTCACCAAAAGGGTCCAAAAAGCCGCGCGGAGACAAGCGAAACAAGAGGAGCTGAAGAGGCTGCACCGGGCCCAG ATCATTCAGCGGCAGCTGGAGCAGGTGGAAGAGAAGCAGCGGCAGCTGGAGGAGCGAGGGGTCGCGGTGGAGAAGGCGCTGCGGGGAGAAGCCG TTGATCCCATTGTGGGGACTCCGCGCCGCAGACCCATCTCCTTCTGCCCCTGCTGTGTCCACGAAG GAATGGGCAAGAAGGACGACCCCAAACTGATGCAGGAATGGTTCCGGCTGGTGCAGGAGAAGAACGCGCTGGTCCGATACGAGTCCGAGCTGATGATCTT CGCCCGGGAGCTGGAGCTCGAGGATCGGCAGAGTCGGCTACAGCAGGAGCTGCGGGAGAGGATGGCGGTGGAGG ACCAGCTGAAGAGCGAGCAGGAGCTGACGGACGAGAAGCAGATCCTGAACGAGATGCTGGACGTGGTGGAGCAGCGGGACGCACTGGTGGCGCTGCTGGAGGAGCAGAGGCTGcgcgagaaggaggaggacaaggacTTGGAGGAAGTGATGCTATCCAAAGGCTACAACCTGAACTGGTCCTGA